The nucleotide window CAGTGTTGAATCAAATTCTACTATCACCCGTGTGACTTTACACAAGCTAcgtaacttctctgaacctccctttctttatctgtaaaatggaaataatataaacAGTGCAATGTAAAACACTacaaagatcaaatgagatataGTATTGTTGCCTGACACACAGTACACACTCAATAAATGATGGTCCAGTTTGGTCATGTTAACCTTCcatgaaattaaaattagtttttaatagtTTGCATCCTACCTGGGACTTCGCAGTAAGTGCAAGAGAATGGTAACCCCCTGCCTCCAGATAGATTACTTCTTTCCCATCGAGACATTTTACACATAGTGGTTGAagccttaaagaaaaaatacacacacaaattcaagTAAAAAGGCTCAGCAAGAATCCTGACCTTTTTCAAATTATAGAGTAAATGCTTTtgactaaaaataaacattttaaaagaaaacattaaaataaaaatactggggcacctgagtggctcagttggttaagaggtcagttggttaagaggcATGATatcacagctcaggtcatgatctcacggtttgtgggtctgagccccacatcaggctctgtgctgacagctcagagcctggagcctgcttcagattctgtgtctccttctctctctgcccctcccatgctcacgctctatctctctctcaaaaataaacataaaaaaacaattaaaaaattaaaatatcgaATATATATTCAATTTACTTCTGAATAGTATCAGTAATCTTAGATGGTTTTAATTTAATCTCTGTCAATCAATCACCAATTAACAATAATTCAGAATGTTAAGAATCAAAAGACTACTAAATGATTCATTACGGcagaaacacaataaaatttaGGATACAATACAACCATAGagggaactcttttttttttttttttttaattccacagtTGCCTTCACTCTGCTAAGAATAGAGACACTTACATTAATTGGCTGTTTTAGATAATCACTCCATTTATACACCTTCATAAATATCTGATCTGTTAATATCATGAGTTCTTAAAACAACAGTTTTTCCTTGAAATACATGAATGGTTTAATATTGCTATTACAGTATTTTGGTGGCAGCAGAGGAAcatctttcaagtaaaaaaaaaattgttggttcttttttatacattaaaaatttgaaCTATTCAAGTGTTCGAATgaaatacaatctttttttttcatgtttatttatttttgagagaaagagagacagtgcaggtggggggggggggggggggggggagggagacacagactctgaagcaagctccaggctctgagctgtcactgcagagcccaatgtggggcttgaactcatgaaccatgagattatgacctgagcagaagttggatacttaactgacagaggcactcaggtgcccctcaatgaaATACAATCTTATCCCAAACATCCCTTTCTGTTCCAAGATGAATACACATCAAAGAAGAGATGGAAAGGTACACCATGGATACTTAAGTCCTTTACTGTTACGTATAAATTCAAGACTAACATGACAggtttgctgttgttttaaatccctattaataatatataataacctGGAGCTAGAAAGGACAGGATTTCCTCTGGAGGAAATGGTGATATAGAGACCTTAAAGCCAACTCCTAATAGTAAATACTGGCAGCACTTACCTAGGCAGAACATCACCGTGCCCCAgctgtccttccttccctttcccccaggTCCACACCTCCGTTCTCAGAGAAGGCAGGAGTGCATCTGCTTCTCCACTGTACGTAGGGGTCAGAACCACTGTCCGAGTTTTTACCCGTGCAGCTTTTCTTAAGAGCCTGGgggaaactgaaaacaaatcagaGATGAAGTGAGGGAGTAGATGGGTGGGAAAAAAGATACCATTTTGACCAACTCTTGGTTGTCAAAGAAATACACTAACACGGTTTTTGTGAAGGAAATTCTATGGAGATTTAATAGTCAGATGAGTTTGGTAAATGCTGTCTACTACATTATATCCCCCTGTAGATTCACACACATTAGCATGCTAAAGGCCCTGACAAGTCCTGCAATTAAAACACTTGTTTAAACTTAACTTAGCCCCACTTCCAAGCATTTGGCTACAGAATCCCTTTTTGTATAACATTTAGGTTATATAGAAAGTCTATGTGATATCCTGGGGAACTTGCATTCTAAAGAATATGCTTTACAAAATACTACACTAAGGctgacaaatatttttcccatttcaaaacagaaatgtcCTTTATTTGTGTAGATGAAAATCTAGGGGCAATGAGAATTGGAAGGCAGAACAATAGAAGTGCTCATTGACACAACAGTGCCGTAAGTAAGTGGAAGTGCAAGAAACAGGGCAGAGCAGAAAAGTTTTAGTATGTGTCTAGAAACTTTTAGAGCTTTGCCCAAAATAGTGTAAACCAGGGATTGGTAGAGTCCACTgtctgttttgtaaataaagttttattggaatatataGCCTTGCTCATTTATCTATGTATTATTTATGGATAGTTTTAAGCAACAATGGCAAAGTTGAGTAATTATATAACGCAGACTGTGTGGCCTgtaaatcatacagtatttctttttagctctttacagaaaaagtttaccaACTCCTGGTGTAAAcccaatgcttctcaaactttaaggTATACACTAGTCACCTGAGGATCTTGTTATAATGCATATTCTGATTCAACAGGTTTGAAGTTAAGTCTGAGATcctacatttctaacaaattcccagatGCTGCTGTTGTTTCTGGTGCAGGTCACATTTTCAGAAGCAAAAACCTAAATGACTGAGATTCCTGAACCAACTGAGAAACACTGAAGAACCAACTGCTTAACAGTCTTAATATTAGAAGAAGTTTATTGCTAATTGTATCcgaaaatgaaattttctcttaTTGAAGCGtaaaattatttccacttttagGTCAAATACAGTAAATCCCTACTTACCCAATGGCCACATCTGCACCTTCATCTATCTGGACTATAGGCCCCAACTATGATATAAGGAGGCTATCGCTACATTCGAGAACAATAAAATAAGATTCCTAATAAGGTTCATAAGCAGAAGCagacatcacacacaaaaaattagcTTCTACAGTTATttctaaagcagaaaaatatgtaactttcttttaaaaccacctaaataccaaaatgaaataaattctgaCATTTGAATATGTCAGCTTTAGCAATCTGGAAAGTTactaatttattataatatagcACATGATGTCAGCAACATTTTGGATTTACCAAAAGTCAGTTTACAAAACGTGACTATTTCCTTACCTTGGGACAACAACCCAGGGAGGGAGAGTCTTCGGCTGCCTCCCTCTGATTCTTCTTCTCTGATATCCACAAGACTTgaacttttctttccttgcatTGATTCCTGCTTAACCTGTTCTTCTCTGCTATCTTTCAGACCTTCCGGGCCTATGGAACTACTGCCTGCCTGAATTCCAGGTTCACAAGGGGCTGTGCTATAGAAGTTCATAACTTTCTTAAGGGACAAGGCCCCGGCTTCATATGTAGCAGCCACTCTCACACCAACAGCAGATGCACAAGAGACTACTAGGCTGTTTAGGGCTGAGGTGCTTGTGGTTGGTGGGCTGTGAAGATTAGGAACTGCTTCTTCTACAAGAGgctaaaatatacacacaaaaaagtatataaaaatataatctctTATACAATCAGCAATCAGTATAAAGTTTAACCAAAACCATCCATATTTGCAAACATAAGACTCTAAAACAAAGGTCTCTTTATCTTCAACTTAAAGGTATCCCTTCTTGGTACTGGATTTAACTAATACATTATATGGACAGGAGTACTCAAAATACAGCTCCTTATCAAAAGTACTTCCTTTTGTTTGAGTGTTGTGGTTTTCCATGCTATTCAAACGTAAGCCCCAGCTGCTTTAATAACATTGagcacagaagcagagaggggaagaaaggtcTGGAAAACATAGCCTTTAATATGAGGTGCACTGTGACAGCCCTGGATATATAAGGGTGATAGGGTtaacaatacataaaataaattttaaaaaatattattattgatgAGTTTCAAGAAAATTTACACAGATTGCTactaagaaatacagaaaaaaatacattaaaaaaaaagctcttcctaaattgttttataaatagtAATTTAGATATAGCAtatacaggcaaaaaaaaaaaaaaaaatgttataccTCTGACCTATCTGCCCCCCAACTTCTGTTCTTCAGTTCAAGTCTTTCTGCTGCCTCATGGATGTGTTATTTTCCATGATCCAGGACCTATCTAAGCTGACAGATTACTTTTGCTCTCACTATGATAGAGTAAATGTGGTAGGTTAGTAATTAAACATTTGGGACCAATGTTCTTTGTGTTATTCACAGCTGTATTTGAAAGTCAAACTAAAGTTTTCTAATATCTTAGTAAAAGCTCAGTTGAAACTTACTCTGAACACCAGTTAAAACTTACTCAAGCACCATTGTTTACTTAAAGGAAAGTcattaaacacacaaaaaagcttTTGGCTTGTCAGCATAGCTCACAATGAAAAATTTCCCTCTTACGCTGTCAGAAGGTCCCAAAGGGTGTATATACACATTCCTCAATTAGTCCTAAATTGAAagccaaacacaaacaaaatttttaacaTCGACTTATGGTTCTCTTAAAGGACATAATTCCTGTTGCCTGCACAGTACCTTAGGTACTCAATACATTTTGCTGAATTAAATACTAAATTCAGAGGAGCAAAGGACTCTTTAAAATagtcaacaaaataaacaaatagaccaTATCAAGCAAAAGGTAAATACAAAGCCTATTAATCCCTTGGTGATACAGTTCCCTGATAACTTGCTGAGAAGAACTAAGGTCACTATTTTTACCCTTTGTGTACGAAGGATCATAATAGAAACAATGATGGTATTTAGGTGACTACCATAGGGGGTTCTTACCAAGAGACCGAGGAAAGTCTACCTTCAATCAACTTTATTGTTCTTACTGGCTCCTCTACTTATACTTAgcaacacataaaataaataaatcaacaaaacaaaaatacatagcCAGTAATTTTGATGAAAGACATAATTTTAGGAGTCCTGGTCAATCAATAAAATTCAATTGTGAGATATATGCTTCAATGccaaatatgatttattttacaaaaatgagaCAGTCTTTTGGTTACATCTGGCCACGGGAGAAAAAACCTGTCCTAGACTATATAAATTCCTAGTGAATTACCTGTATGATTGAGATACTATTTACAAAAACTGAATTAAATTTAGTATAAACAGACATTGCCAAAATTAGCATAGACTacaaaaaatttacatatttaacaaaatatatccaaaggaaaatgcaatttcaataataataaactgtATACAATTAACTTTTAActtcaaatttaataaattagCAGAACAACTTCTAAAAAGTCAAAGTCCAAATTTTTTATAAGCATGTTCAAGTCTAAGAACGTTTCTGTTTAGATTTTAATAATACCTTTCTCCAAacagcttaattaaaaaaaaaaaatcgatatCCACAAGATTCAATGAGTAAACtgtgaaataaaaactatttctaaaaataCCTCTAAGCCATGTTCTTATCCTGACAGAGTAAAGAACACGAATAAGCAATCAAGAGGTATGTGATTTCAAAAACCTGAATAAACACCACAGGACAGTTCTTTTATGATTagaggtttctgttttgtttcattttcttagagtTCTGGTAAAAACAAACCTGAAAGGCTTACacaaagagtaaaaaacaaattatccttttaaaacaatttggTTTAATCAGGGAGACTCTAATGTTACTGTATGCTACTGGTAAATAGCTTTCCTCCATTTATAAGTTTTCAAAATGACAGTAGTTTAAATAcgatgaagaaaattttaatgccCTGCCCCACAACAAAGCCCAGTAAgctgaaaaaaattcaaacaatatttAATGCCAGGAGGTTTTAAGTTTGCCTACAATTGAGGGATCTACCACATAGTAATCTTccctaataaaaaagaaaaggacttctCTCTACAGAATCTGGAGTTAATACAGTACAGGTGAGATGAATCTTTGCAAATACATAGTTATATTAAAAGTAttcagagggacacctgggtggctcagtcggttgagcatccgactttggctcagggcatgacctctcggtccgtgagttcaagccccgcgtcgggctctgtgctgacagctcggagtctggagcctgtttcggattctgtgtctccctctctctctctctctctctctgaccctcccccattcatgctctctctgtcccaaaaataaataaacgttaaaaaaaaaaattttaagtattcagaaaaaacaaaaccaaaaacagtgcCCAGGAGCCCACCAAAATTCAGTATATTTAGCCATGGGAGAAGaagtactagaaaaaaataaatgaaattttgctaCTTATAAAAGAAGCCCAGCATGATATCTTTCAATATCTTAAAGGGCAGAATTTGAACATAAAAAGTAATTCTGAATTAATCCAGGTTTTCCTTATTTAGGACTGCATGATAAAACAGATTTATAGTCAAACTCAAGCCTTAAGCATTTTAAAGttgccaaaaaacaaacaaagaaacaaacaaaacttcagaTGCTTTACTCCAGAAATGCCTTTGTATTACAAAATTTAGCAGGTACCTGAGATGGCATTGGCTTTTCGCCGTTCTCTGAGTTCTCTCTTACTGAACGATCTGACAGTGTTTGCACGTATTCATTTACTGCTTGAGTATCAGGGTAAGATGGTGTACTTCTGGCAGAAGAAATTTCAGTTGTTCCCATGGTGTCTTGTTGGGAGGAAATGGCATCACCTCTCGTGGCGTCGGTAGCAACAGGCACATCATTTTCTACAAGCGTATTCTCAAATACTTCTCCCTGGTTGTCCAGGGTTTCAGTGGAGGGGCTGATGGCAGTGCTGGCCTGGTTTTCTACCTGGGATTCTGACAGCGTCACACCTAATGGGCAACAATGACTATCTGATATAATCACATGGTCTTCTTTGTCAGTCATAGTAATTAAGAGTTGGCTGCACTGGTTGCATCTTTCTGGGACTGGCTTTAGATCCTGGGAAGGGAGGCACTGTACAAGCGCTAAGCTGTGGAACGCACCACAGGCAACTTGTAGCACCACTCGCCCGGCAAGATGTTCCACCTTTTGTGGCTTTGTCACTGGGAAGGTGGTGGTAATGAGACCCAACTGACAACCGGTACCCCATGCCCAGATCTCTCTGCTTATTGACAATGCCAGAGTGTGCTCCTCACCACATGCCAGCTGCAAAATCCTGACTGCTAGCAAAGAACTGGTCTCAGAATCAGAAATGCTGACAGGATTTGGTTCTGGAACATACTGCTGGTTAGCCACTGCACACTGGCCTGCAGAGTTCTCCCCCCACATGTACACTACGCCACTTTCTGTCACTGCTCCATTGTGGAAACTCCCTGATGCCACAGTAACAACATATTGCCCAACCAGGGCATTTTCTAGAATGGGGCTACTCGGACAAATCTCTGCTGGTTCACTTCTCCAGGGAAGAGTCCCAAAGCTGTAGACCTCACCATCTgaaggttacaaaaaaaaaaaaaaaaaaaaggaaggagttaGTGAATTAACTAGAAATTTTATCAGCAAACTTCTGGCCCCTCTAGATTTAACAAAATAGGGttgttgctgatttttttttttttttttaattttcaaaagcacaGTTGTAGAGAATTTGGTTCAAGCATAGAATATTCCACAGGTATTCATCTTCTAACAAATATCACCTTgtaacattctgaaaaataatgagaattcTACCAACTGGAGGAGGCtactttcaaatgaaaatgaagggtTATTATTCCTTTCCTTCAGCCTCATCCTACAAAGTCCTAGAATGGATCCACTACAAATGGCTACCATTGTAGGCTATTACAGGAGCAGTTTCCAAGtgttcaaagacaaaaataatgacCATGATAAGATAAAATGAGCAGGGAATAAAATAGATACATTGACTAACATCTAAAACATTCACTACTATTTGAATAGGTCAGAGCAGCAGAAAATTATGCACTAGAATAAACATACTAGAGGTTTATTTTGGCCAAAATTAAGAAATCAGCTTTATACTTCCAGGTCATAAGAAAGCACCAGTGTTAACAAGACATGGTTGTCTTCATGTCGTGTAGAATaccatgtataattttaaatattacacaGAATATACATTGTTTATGATATAGCATTTCTGAGGTgccatttgtttaaaaagcaaatcgtcacaacaaaacaaaacaagcaaaaaatccCCAATAAAACTATGATTAGCTGGCTTTAGAACAAAGGG belongs to Felis catus isolate Fca126 chromosome C1, F.catus_Fca126_mat1.0, whole genome shotgun sequence and includes:
- the ALS2 gene encoding alsin isoform X4; this translates as MDSKKRSSVEAEGSKERGLVHVWQAGSCSLAPERLPGWGGKTVLQAALGVKHGVLLTEDGEVYSFGTLPWRSEPAEICPSSPILENALVGQYVVTVASGSFHNGAVTESGVVYMWGENSAGQCAVANQQYVPEPNPVSISDSETSSLLAVRILQLACGEEHTLALSISREIWAWGTGCQLGLITTTFPVTKPQKVEHLAGRVVLQVACGAFHSLALVQCLPSQDLKPVPERCNQCSQLLITMTDKEDHVIISDSHCCPLGVTLSESQVENQASTAISPSTETLDNQGEVFENTLVENDVPVATDATRGDAISSQQDTMGTTEISSARSTPSYPDTQAVNEYVQTLSDRSVRENSENGEKPMPSQPLVEEAVPNLHSPPTTSTSALNSLVVSCASAVGVRVAATYEAGALSLKKVMNFYSTAPCEPGIQAGSSSIGPEGLKDSREEQVKQESMQGKKSSSLVDIREEESEGGSRRLSLPGLLSQVSPRLLRKAARVKTRTVVLTPTYSGEADALLPSLRTEVWTWGKGKEGQLGHGDVLPRLQPLCVKCLDGKEVIYLEAGGYHSLALTAKSQVYSWGSNTFGQLGHYDFPTTVPRLAKVNSENGVWSVAAGQDYSLFLVDTEDFQPGLYYSGRQDPTEVDNLPENHSGTKTPVLLSCSKLGYISRVTAGKDSYLALVDKNVMGYIASLHELATTERRFYSKLSDIKSHILRPLLSLDNLGTASTVQLLQEVASRFSKLCYLIGQHGASLNSFLHGIKEARSLVILKHASLFLDSYTEYCTSITNFLVMGGFQLLAKPAMSTLKQNTSVGLNECPQLISAAEHGGGSRNIHTSQIDFLNKNQELLQDLSEVNDENTQLMEILNTLFFLPIRRLHNYAKVLLKLATCFEVTSPEYQKLQDSSSCYESLALHLGRKRKEAEYTLGFWKTFPGKMTDSLRKPERRLLCESSNRALSLQHAGRFSVNWFILFNDALVHAQFSSLKMSINQVESCGRDGRTHWH
- the ALS2 gene encoding alsin isoform X5, with amino-acid sequence MDSKKRSSVEAEGSKERGLVHVWQAGSCSLAPERLPGWGGKTVLQAALGVKHGVLLTEDGEVYSFGTLPWRSEPAEICPSSPILENALVGQYVVTVASGSFHNGAVTESGVVYMWGENSAGQCAVANQQYVPEPNPVSISDSETSSLLAVRILQLACGEEHTLALSISREIWAWGTGCQLGLITTTFPVTKPQKVEHLAGRVVLQVACGAFHSLALVQCLPSQDLKPVPERCNQCSQLLITMTDKEDHVIISDSHCCPLGVTLSESQVENQASTAISPSTETLDNQGEVFENTLVENDVPVATDATRGDAISSQQDTMGTTEISSARSTPSYPDTQAVNEYVQTLSDRSVRENSENGEKPMPSQPLVEEAVPNLHSPPTTSTSALNSLVVSCASAVGVRVAATYEAGALSLKKVMNFYSTAPCEPGIQAGSSSIGPEGLKDSREEQVKQESMQGKKSSSLVDIREEESEGGSRRLSLPGLLSQVSPRLLRKAARVKTRTVVLTPTYSGEADALLPSLRTEVWTWGKGKEGQLGHGDVLPRLQPLCVKCLDGKEVIYLEAGGYHSLALTAKSQVYSWGSNTFGQLGHYDFPTTVPRLAKVNSENGVWSVAAGQDYSLFLVDTEDFQPGLYYSGRQDPTEVDNLPENHSARIYKQSDSRKR